One genomic window of Misgurnus anguillicaudatus chromosome 12, ASM2758022v2, whole genome shotgun sequence includes the following:
- the npffr1l1 gene encoding neuropeptide FF receptor 1 like 1, which produces MDRNLSSTNLSLDNCTRVPYYIHSTGITISYILSYLMVLLLCIVGNGLVCLVVLRNRKMRTVTNLFILNLAISDLLVGVFCVPTTLIDSLISGWPFNQLTCKMSNLVQGMSVSASVFTLVAIAVDRFTGIVYPFHHRLRPVSAFFAIIFIWLLAFAIIFPSAVRSTVKPLDGICMLQDNQIYPVFVCFEDWPKEEMRRVYTTVIFIYVYLAPLGLLSIMYGCIATKLSKNLRKNRSRSRKRIKVIKMLIIVTVLFMVSWLPLWTLMLLTDYQDLDRSQIDFLSSYLFPAAHWLAFFNSGINPIIYGFFNVNFRRGFQSAVACTSCNSLVPEMRRAYFAFLRPNKVWAGNTEAPNRQKGHFITVMPRMMGHGIQDIVLQDIN; this is translated from the exons ATGGACAGAAACCTTTCTAGCACCAACCTCAGTTTGGACAACTGCACCCGCGTGCCATATTACATCCACTCCACAGGCATAACAATAAGCTACATTCTCTCCTACCTGATGGTGCTGCTTCTGTGCATTGTTGGAAACGGGCTCGTCTGTCTGGTGGTCCTCAGGAATCGGAAAATGCGAACTGTCACAAACCTCTTCATTCTAAACTTGGCCATTAGTGACTTACTGGTGGGTGTGTTCTGTGTGCCCACCACACTGATTGACAGCCTCATATCGG GATGGCCTTTTAACCAGCTCACCTGCAAGATGAGTAACCTTGTCCAGGGTATGTCAGTGTCTGCCTCTGTCTTCACTTTGGTTGCCATAGCAGTAGACAG GTTTACAGGCATTGTTTACCCTTTCCACCATCGTCTGAGACCAGTCTCTGCATTCTTCGCCATCATCTTCATCTGGCTCCTTGCTTTTGCCATCATCTTTCCTTCCGCCGTAAGATCGACGGTCAAACCTCTGGATGGAATCTGCATGCTCCAAGATAACCAGATCTACccagtgtttgtgtgttttgaagACTGGCCCAAAGAAGAGATGAGACGAGTCTACACCACTGTCATCTTCATCTATGTTTACCTGGCCCCGCTAGGTCTTCTAAGTATCATGTACGGTTGCATAGCGACCAAGCTCTCCAAGAACCTGCGTAAGAATCGAAGTCGTTCCAGGAAACGAATTAAGGTCATAAAGATGCTCATCATAGTCACTGTACTCTTCATGGTGTCCTGGTTGCCTCTCTGGACTTTAATGCTTCTTACAGATTATCAGGACTTGGACAGGTCACAGATTGACTTCCTGAGCAGCTATCTGTTTCCAGCAGCACACTGGTTGGCATTTTTTAACAGTGGCATTAATCCGATCATATATGGCTTCTTCAATGTGAACTTCCGAAGGGGTTTTCAGTCTGCGGTGGCCTGCACCTCCTGCAACTCTTTAGTTCCAGAAATGCGCCGGGCGTACTTTGCGTTCCTTCGCCCCAATAAGGTATGGGCTGGGAACACGGAAGCCCCTAACAGGCAAAAGGGGCACTTTATAACAGTAATGCCCAGAATGATGGGTCATGGGATTCAAGATATTGTTCTGCAGGacataaattaa